Proteins encoded within one genomic window of Lynx canadensis isolate LIC74 chromosome B2, mLynCan4.pri.v2, whole genome shotgun sequence:
- the LOC115514856 gene encoding olfactory receptor 12D2-like, with the protein MLNQTSVTAFLLLGVTDIQALQPYLFVVFLAIYMVSVVGNGAVLLVVVSDPRLHLPMYFFLGNLSCLDICYSTVTLPKMLENFFSTHKAISFLGCISQLHFFHFLGSTEAMLLAVMAFDRFVAICRPLHYSVIMNYQLCTRMAVTVWTIGFFHALLHSMMTSHLNFCGSHQIHHFFCDVKPLLELACENTELNQWLLNTVTGTIAMGPFFLTLLSYFSIIISLFSKTHSCSVLRKALSTCASHFMVVILLYVPVIFTYISPTSGSSMDQDQVAAIMYTVVTAMLNPLIYTLRNKDVKAALSSIFTRRGHLNTSRAHF; encoded by the coding sequence ATGCTGAATCAAACCTCAGTCACTGCATTTCTCCTCCTGGGAGTCACAGACATCCAAGCACTGCAGCCTTATCTCTTCGTGGTTTTCCTTGCAATTTACATGGTCAGTGTGGTTGGCAATGGAGCAGTCCTCCTGGTTGTCGTCTCTGATCCAAGACTCCATTTacccatgtatttcttcctggGAAATCTCTCGTGTCTAGATATCTGCTACTCCACGGTGACACTGCCAAAGATGCTGGAGAACTTCTTCTCTACACACAAGGCAATTTCCTTCTTGGGATGCATAAGCCAGCTTCACTTCTTCCACTTCCTGGGCAGCACGGAGGCCATGCTGTTGGCCGTGATGGCCTTTGACCGCTTTGTGGCCATCTGCAGGCCACTGCATTACTCTGTCATCATGAATTACCAGCTCTGTACCCGGATGGCTGTCACGGTCTGGACCATTGGTTTTTTCCATGCCCTGTTGCACTCCATGATGACCTCTCACTTGAACTTCTGTGGTTCTCATCAGATCCATCACTTCTTCTGTGATGTCAAGCCTTTGCTGGAGTTGGCCTGTGAGAACACGGAGCTCAACCAGTGGCTTCTCAACACGGTTACCGGGACCATTGCCATGGGCCCCTTCTTCCTAACACTTCTCTCCTACTTCTCCATaatcatctctcttttctccaaGACCCACTCCTGTAGTGTGCTCCGCAAAGCACTGTCCACGTGTGCCTCTCACTTCATGGTGGTCATTCTTCTCTATGTTCCTGTTATCTTCACTTACATATCTCCTACCTCAGGCAGCTCCATGGACCAGGACCAGGTCGCTGCCATCATGTACACTGTGGTCACTGCTATGCTGAACCCACTGATCTATACACTGAGGAACAAGGACGTGAAGGCTGCCTTGAGTAGTATCTTCACAAGGAGGGGCCACCTGAACACATCTAGAGCACACTTCTAA
- the LOC115514857 gene encoding olfactory receptor 12D2-like, with translation MLNQTSATAFLLLGVTDIQALQPYLFVVFLAIYMVSVVGNGAVLLVVVSDPRLHLPMYFFLGNLSCLDICYSTVTMPRMLENFFSTHKAISFLGCISQLHFFHFLGSTEAMLLAVMAFDRFVAICRPLHYSVIMNYQLCTQMAVTVWTIGFFHALLHSMMTSRLNFCGSHQIHHFFCDVKPLLELACGNTELNQWLLNTVTGTIAMGPFFLTLLSYFSIIISLFSKTHSCSALHKALSTCASHFMVVILFYAPVIFIYISPTSGSSMDQDQVAAIMYTVVTPMLNPLIYTRRNKDVKAALSRVFRRRDDLSKFRAHF, from the coding sequence ATGCTGAATCAAACCTCAGCCACTGCATTTCTCCTCCTGGGAGTCACAGACATCCAAGCACTGCAGCCTTATCTCTTCGTGGTTTTCCTTGCAATTTACATGGTCAGTGTGGTTGGCAATGGAGCAGTCCTCCTGGTTGTCGTCTCTGATCCAAGACTCCATTTacccatgtatttcttcctggGAAATCTCTCGTGTCTAGATATCTGCTACTCCACGGTGACAATGCCAAGGATGCTGGAGAACTTCTTCTCTACACACAAGGCAATTTCCTTCTTGGGATGCATAAGCCAGCTTCACTTCTTCCACTTCCTGGGCAGCACGGAGGCCATGCTGTTGGCCGTGATGGCCTTTGACCGCTTTGTGGCCATCTGCAGGCCACTGCATTACTCTGTCATCATGAATTACCAGCTCTGTACCCAGATGGCTGTCACGGTCTGGACCATTGGTTTTTTCCATGCCCTGTTGCACTCCATGATGACCTCTCGCTTGAACTTCTGTGGTTCTCATCAGATCCATCACTTCTTCTGTGATGTCAAGCCTTTGCTGGAGTTGGCCTGCGGGAACACGGAGCTCAACCAGTGGCTTCTCAACACGGTTACCGGGACCATTGCCATGGGCCCCTTCTTCCTAACACTTCTCTCCTACTTCTCCATaatcatctctcttttctccaaGACCCACTCCTGTAGTGCACTCCACAAAGCACTGTCCACGTGTGCCTCTCACTTCATGGTGGTCATTCTTTTCTATGCTCCTGTTATCTTCATTTACATATCCCCTACCTCAGGCAGCTCCATGGACCAGGACCAGGTCGCTGCCATCATGTACACTGTGGTCACTCCTATGCTGAACCCACTGATCTATACACGGAGGAACAAGGACGTGAAGGCTGCCTTGAGTAGGGTCTTCAGAAGGAGGGACGACCTGAGCAAATTCAGAGCACACTTCTAA